The following proteins are encoded in a genomic region of Acidobacteriota bacterium:
- a CDS encoding VCBS repeat-containing protein, giving the protein MKSFLIVRTLFAAVALAIFAAGVQTTFAVNNDVEGVWRQIDAAKVRARGERKLNPERFQTFSLDQSRLKRLMGEMPLEFTQDANERSVILGIPMPDGSISRFRIERSAVLADHLADAFPSWKTFQGYGLDDASATGRFDWTSKGFHGYIFTSKGTVYIDPFQENDLQNYIVYYKSDYPRPAADDFSCGFDDRFRKELGVADLKFDLPESAPSFTNGTNIRTYRIAVATTGEWARGTTMSTDPQTVRTAALAALTTSVNRLDGIYRRELSVTLQLVNPPITNDATNIIFDDPATDPYDNTDGIPQLGINQTTINARVGIPNYDVGHLYGTGGGGVASSPSVCSTQKAEGYSARAGFYGDPFTVDYAAHELGHQFGSDHTYNNSDPGGACTTRSATDAFEVASGSTIMSYVGICNQRNLQQYVDTIVPMFHIRSLTTMLTNIQTGDGNTCGTAGANANSIPTVSAGPSFTIPRLTPFTLTAAGNDADPADVPNLLYSWEQYDLAPSASGQLGTPANTYDVDTDGVLRPLFRAYSPVASNSRTFPSLNYILNTGTNNPAGTNNPPLTYTGTHPTGTTGSVCEPMVTCVTGENLPSVARTMNFRVAVRDQRGGIADSATTVAVAGAAGPFRVTSPNSLGDEGIVTSWPGGSTQTITWDVAGTDANGINAANVKISLSTNGGLSFPITISASTPNDGTQAITVPNNATTQARIKIEAVGNIFFDINNANFTITANPNARGVRSDFDGDGKTDLSVFRPSDATWYLNRSTSGFSAAGFGLGTDTIVTGDFDGDRKTDLSVFRPSNVEGEPDFFVFRSADSTFTGKAWGVTGDLPVIADYDGDGKADYAVWRPATGDFYVLQSLAEGLKHYRFGQTGDKPVQGDFDGDSKADFAVFRPSNATWYIARSTDNGVTITPWGLATDIPVFADYDGDGKDDVAVWRPSDGFWYVQRSTGGISYTSFGLDGDIPVPGDYDGDGKYDQAVYRGGTWYVNNSTSGFFTAPFGLATDIPTPRRYLP; this is encoded by the coding sequence ATGAAAAGCTTTTTGATCGTGAGAACCCTATTTGCAGCAGTCGCCTTGGCGATCTTTGCTGCCGGAGTTCAGACCACGTTCGCTGTAAATAATGATGTTGAGGGTGTTTGGCGGCAGATCGACGCTGCCAAGGTAAGGGCTCGCGGGGAACGCAAGCTCAACCCCGAAAGATTCCAAACATTTAGTCTTGATCAGAGCCGTCTGAAGCGTCTGATGGGTGAAATGCCGCTCGAATTCACCCAGGATGCTAACGAACGTTCGGTCATTCTTGGAATTCCGATGCCTGACGGTTCGATCTCACGTTTTCGTATCGAGCGATCGGCCGTCCTGGCAGACCATCTTGCCGATGCATTCCCATCATGGAAGACATTTCAGGGCTACGGCCTCGATGATGCGTCGGCGACCGGGCGTTTTGACTGGACGAGCAAAGGATTTCACGGTTACATCTTTACCTCAAAAGGCACCGTATATATCGATCCGTTTCAGGAAAATGACCTGCAAAACTACATCGTTTATTACAAGAGCGATTACCCACGGCCGGCTGCGGATGATTTCTCCTGCGGCTTCGACGACAGATTCCGAAAAGAGCTTGGCGTCGCCGATCTGAAATTCGATCTGCCCGAATCGGCTCCGTCATTTACTAACGGCACCAATATTCGCACATACCGCATTGCCGTTGCCACGACCGGCGAATGGGCCCGCGGAACGACGATGTCGACAGATCCGCAAACCGTCAGGACTGCCGCACTTGCCGCTCTAACAACAAGCGTAAATCGCCTCGACGGAATTTATCGCCGCGAACTTTCTGTCACGCTGCAGCTGGTAAACCCGCCGATCACAAATGACGCGACAAACATCATCTTCGACGACCCTGCGACCGACCCGTATGACAATACGGATGGCATCCCGCAGTTAGGAATCAATCAGACGACGATAAATGCTCGTGTCGGGATTCCAAACTATGACGTCGGTCATCTTTACGGTACGGGCGGAGGCGGTGTCGCATCGTCGCCATCGGTTTGTTCGACGCAAAAGGCCGAGGGCTATTCGGCACGCGCCGGATTCTACGGCGATCCGTTTACCGTTGATTATGCCGCTCACGAACTTGGACACCAGTTCGGATCCGACCACACGTATAATAATTCCGATCCGGGCGGTGCCTGTACCACCCGCTCTGCGACCGATGCATTCGAGGTCGCCAGCGGTTCGACGATCATGTCGTACGTCGGCATCTGCAACCAACGAAATCTGCAGCAATATGTAGATACGATCGTGCCGATGTTTCATATCCGAAGCCTGACGACGATGCTCACAAACATTCAAACCGGCGACGGCAACACCTGCGGAACGGCAGGTGCAAATGCAAATTCGATCCCGACCGTCAGTGCCGGACCGAGCTTTACAATACCAAGACTGACGCCGTTCACACTTACGGCAGCTGGTAATGATGCCGACCCCGCAGATGTACCGAACCTGCTCTATTCGTGGGAACAGTACGATCTGGCACCGTCGGCGAGCGGACAGCTTGGAACGCCTGCCAATACATACGATGTCGATACGGACGGCGTATTGCGTCCGCTGTTTCGTGCATATTCACCTGTCGCTAGCAACTCGCGAACGTTTCCGAGCCTGAATTACATTCTTAACACCGGCACGAATAATCCGGCCGGCACCAACAATCCGCCGCTGACCTACACCGGAACACATCCGACCGGCACCACCGGATCGGTCTGCGAACCTATGGTCACCTGCGTTACCGGTGAAAATCTGCCCTCGGTCGCTCGAACGATGAATTTCCGTGTCGCGGTAAGAGACCAACGCGGCGGCATCGCCGATTCTGCCACCACGGTCGCGGTCGCCGGTGCAGCCGGGCCTTTCCGTGTAACTTCGCCAAATTCGCTGGGCGATGAGGGTATCGTTACCAGTTGGCCCGGCGGTTCGACGCAGACCATAACCTGGGATGTCGCCGGTACCGACGCCAACGGCATCAACGCCGCAAACGTCAAGATCTCACTCTCGACCAATGGCGGACTGTCGTTCCCGATCACGATCTCCGCTTCGACCCCTAATGACGGGACCCAAGCGATAACCGTGCCGAACAATGCGACGACCCAGGCTCGGATCAAGATCGAGGCGGTCGGAAATATCTTCTTTGACATCAATAACGCCAATTTCACGATCACGGCGAACCCGAACGCCCGCGGCGTCCGCAGCGATTTCGACGGTGACGGCAAGACCGATCTTTCCGTATTCCGCCCGAGCGATGCGACATGGTATCTGAACCGTTCAACGTCGGGATTTTCGGCAGCCGGATTCGGACTCGGAACTGACACGATCGTAACCGGTGATTTTGACGGCGACAGAAAGACCGATCTCTCTGTATTCCGTCCGTCGAATGTCGAGGGAGAGCCTGATTTCTTTGTTTTCCGCAGTGCAGATTCGACCTTCACGGGCAAGGCCTGGGGCGTAACCGGTGACCTGCCGGTGATCGCGGACTATGATGGAGACGGCAAGGCGGATTACGCTGTTTGGCGGCCTGCGACCGGTGATTTCTATGTTCTGCAGTCACTTGCCGAAGGCCTAAAGCACTATCGCTTTGGCCAGACGGGCGACAAACCGGTCCAAGGCGATTTTGACGGTGACAGTAAGGCGGACTTTGCCGTCTTTAGGCCATCTAATGCGACCTGGTATATTGCCCGCTCGACCGACAACGGCGTGACGATCACACCGTGGGGCCTCGCGACAGATATTCCGGTCTTTGCTGATTACGACGGCGACGGAAAAGACGACGTCGCGGTATGGCGTCCGTCTGACGGTTTCTGGTATGTCCAAAGATCGACGGGCGGTATCAGCTATACTTCGTTTGGGCTAGATGGTGATATACCGGTTCCCGGAGATTACGATGGTGACGGCAAATATGACCAAGCCGTATATCGCGGTGGAACGTGGTACGTAAACAACTCTACTTCGGGGTTCTTCACTGCACCGTTCGGCCTTGCGACCGATATCCCAACGCCGCGCAGATATCTGCCGTAG
- a CDS encoding ImmA/IrrE family metallo-endopeptidase — protein sequence MQFVVDKISPLCPGWNKRPLTEDDFYQLCKRFRIGVTEMPLTVGGFYHRVSGRDFIAVDSRLSGAERVLVLFHELGHFLLHTPDSGATASFHGVQRSSRKEIEADAFALCAVIPKTLLESRSTDELIAEGIDRDTLRERVEIYRRYRL from the coding sequence ATGCAATTCGTCGTAGACAAGATCTCGCCTCTTTGCCCCGGCTGGAACAAACGCCCACTGACCGAAGACGATTTCTACCAACTCTGCAAACGGTTCCGGATCGGCGTAACAGAGATGCCTTTGACCGTAGGCGGTTTTTACCACCGCGTATCGGGGCGGGATTTTATTGCAGTTGACAGCCGGCTGTCGGGCGCTGAAAGGGTGCTCGTGTTATTCCATGAACTCGGCCATTTTCTCCTCCACACGCCTGATTCCGGTGCGACCGCAAGCTTTCACGGCGTTCAAAGATCAAGCCGTAAAGAGATCGAGGCCGATGCGTTCGCACTGTGTGCCGTCATACCAAAAACGCTTTTAGAGTCGAGATCGACGGACGAGTTGATCGCGGAAGGGATCGACCGCGACACGCTTCGGGAACGTGTCGAGATCTACCGTCGTTATCGATTGTAG
- a CDS encoding helix-turn-helix domain-containing protein codes for MKKTDVLDMGVNSDFVRRLDRTFEHEMMSDVARRLGIPHATVRNYYQGRLPAPEVLIKIANVTNVSLNWLLTGKGEMYGNQKPAIGLGRFLEDKITEIVDKRLAALGHPTVREFGSIDAFDIERAISRFDDPIRIMNEWHIFEGRECPSDYGIVFFRGWEKFTDDEKIAAVTDAKRVLDRSAQTKAC; via the coding sequence ATGAAGAAAACAGACGTTTTAGACATGGGTGTCAACAGCGATTTTGTTCGTCGGCTTGATCGTACGTTTGAGCACGAGATGATGTCAGATGTCGCCAGACGATTAGGCATCCCGCACGCAACGGTGCGAAATTACTACCAAGGACGGCTGCCCGCTCCGGAAGTATTGATCAAGATCGCAAACGTAACGAATGTTTCGCTCAACTGGCTGCTGACCGGCAAGGGTGAGATGTACGGGAATCAAAAGCCCGCGATCGGGTTAGGCAGGTTTCTCGAGGACAAGATCACTGAGATCGTCGATAAACGCCTTGCCGCTCTTGGGCACCCCACCGTCCGGGAATTCGGTTCGATCGACGCTTTTGATATCGAGAGAGCGATCTCTCGTTTTGATGACCCGATCCGCATCATGAACGAGTGGCACATATTTGAGGGCCGCGAATGTCCGTCCGATTACGGCATTGTTTTTTTTCGCGGTTGGGAGAAGTTCACTGATGATGAAAAGATCGCAGCGGTTACAGATGCTAAGCGTGTACTTGACCGGTCGGCGCAAACCAAAGCTTGCTGA